In Streptomyces sp. NBC_00414, a single window of DNA contains:
- a CDS encoding amidohydrolase, translating to MTWPEPTPDAKTGPSTQGAGDLVITGCTALVHDEREQIGFVEDATVVVRGGRVETVTAGPVDLTATGLAAAERIDARGQVAMPGLVNCHTHTPMVTLRGIAEDLPIDEWFNEFVWPIESNLQERDVELGARLACAEMIRGGVTCFADHYFSMDTVAAVTAESGLRANLGQAFFSSQGAEGRERSLDFALRHRDTADGRITTSLAPHAPYTVDDADLAATAGLAREHGLLVHIHAAENRDQTEASLARHGRTPIEILAGAGLLDVDLLIAHGTGIVERDLPVLARATGRIAVAGAPRGYLKFAWPTTTPVRALRELGIPVGLATDGAASNNSLDVWESMALTALVQKSTEADPRRLTSRQALHHATLQSARAVGLGERIGSLAPGRRADIILVDLSGPHTQPVHDLAATLVHSARAGDVRTTIVDGRILMRDRELLTLDVPAVVREMNERMPALIDRSHGKRIQDYDT from the coding sequence ATGACCTGGCCCGAGCCCACGCCCGACGCGAAGACCGGCCCGTCGACGCAGGGCGCCGGCGATCTCGTCATCACCGGGTGCACCGCCCTCGTGCACGACGAGCGCGAACAGATCGGCTTCGTCGAGGACGCCACCGTCGTCGTACGCGGCGGCCGTGTCGAGACGGTCACCGCCGGGCCGGTCGACCTGACGGCCACCGGTCTCGCCGCCGCCGAGCGCATCGACGCCCGCGGCCAGGTCGCGATGCCCGGCCTGGTCAACTGCCATACCCACACGCCGATGGTGACCCTGCGCGGTATCGCGGAGGACCTGCCCATCGACGAGTGGTTCAACGAGTTCGTCTGGCCCATCGAGTCCAACCTCCAGGAGCGGGACGTGGAGTTGGGGGCACGGCTGGCCTGCGCCGAGATGATCCGCGGCGGCGTCACCTGTTTCGCGGACCACTACTTCTCGATGGACACCGTCGCCGCGGTGACGGCCGAGAGCGGCCTGCGCGCCAACCTCGGGCAGGCCTTCTTCTCCTCCCAGGGCGCCGAGGGCCGCGAACGCTCGCTCGACTTCGCACTCCGGCACCGCGACACCGCCGACGGCCGGATCACCACCTCGCTCGCCCCGCACGCGCCCTACACCGTGGACGACGCCGACCTCGCCGCGACCGCCGGGCTCGCCCGCGAACACGGTCTGCTCGTGCACATCCACGCCGCCGAGAACCGCGACCAGACCGAGGCGAGCCTCGCCCGCCACGGCCGTACACCGATCGAGATCCTGGCCGGCGCCGGCCTCCTCGACGTCGATCTGCTCATCGCGCACGGCACCGGCATCGTGGAGCGCGACCTGCCCGTCCTCGCCCGCGCGACCGGCCGGATCGCCGTGGCCGGCGCGCCCCGCGGCTACCTCAAGTTCGCCTGGCCCACGACCACTCCGGTACGCGCCCTGCGGGAACTCGGCATCCCCGTGGGACTCGCCACGGACGGGGCCGCCTCCAACAACTCCCTGGACGTGTGGGAGTCCATGGCGCTCACCGCGCTGGTGCAGAAGTCCACCGAGGCCGACCCCCGTCGGCTGACGTCCCGCCAGGCCCTGCACCACGCGACGCTGCAGAGCGCCCGCGCCGTCGGGCTCGGCGAGCGGATCGGCAGCCTCGCCCCGGGACGCAGGGCCGACATCATTCTGGTCGACCTGAGCGGCCCGCACACCCAGCCCGTGCACGACCTCGCGGCCACCCTCGTGCACAGCGCCCGCGCCGGCGACGTACGCACGACGATCGTCGACGGGCGGATCCTCATGCGCGACCGGGAGCTCCTGACCCTCGATGTCCCGGCCGTCGTGCGGGAGATGAACGAACGCATGCCCGCGCTGATCGACCGGAGCCACGGCAAACGCATCCAGGACTACGACACCTGA
- a CDS encoding DEAD/DEAH box helicase: MEVRDEEWLVRNVTRTAHDGDRIEAVGVSEFVRDQEAVFFTALDDVQLMDPRRTKLIADDSPTFRRSRLFLEAVLRKTPLPQSERGLALADSFLLDPLPYQHRPAQLALSGKNLRPRMLIADVVGLGKTLEIGLTLAELIRRGRGERILVVTPQHVLEQFQHELWTRFAIPLIRLDSVGIERIQREIPAGRNPFTYFKRVIVSIDTLKNTDQYKHHLEHIRWDAVVIDESHNLINRGSLRNQLARLLAPQTDALILASATPHNGDARSFAELISLLDPAAIRDPERYDADDIKHLFIRRTKVSPEVREQMKGQWADRGPSASVHCAATPAEERIFEELARAWLPPAEGTASVSESRLFPHTLLKSFLSSHVALAATVDNRMRTLKAKEEGTATVDELTALQRLRDLTLAMSDPDSAKFQALVEQLRAIGVGPKSDARVVVFSERVQTLEWLRRAVPAALGFKGRAAQEAARVMHGGLSDEQQMQCVEDFGLADTPVRMLFTGDVASEGVNLHRQCHQLVHYDVPWSLIRIEQRNGRIDRYGQPHQPQFRALILTSGVDGAKDDRTVAERLLEREDEAHRSLGTAEAVSGLYRADAEEKSLIQDLLRGRTVDESLESTARAAAAEDSGTDFLADFFGAVGDDPQEADGDAPPAPADVPRLFTGTREFVDEALREVYPDAQRQLDMDQDQETGLISFRPPSDLTHRMKALPPDYRREQRLHERLLVTLNRKLADLSLVRARESSSSSWPEISLLTDLHPVVEWLTDKVLVRLGRQEAPVITADVDGPTYLIQGIYSNALGRPTVVKWMAVRAGEVTDDMVGVLRRAGVGPTMANPLRPHNRDRLGEGIPDALEAAERFLRRHSDDWDRALHGPIEEYKARLANWEQPTLTAAGGDTKSKLSDLADSLLTTGRPLLRVLAVLDSAA; encoded by the coding sequence ATCGAGGTCCGGGACGAGGAGTGGCTCGTACGGAACGTGACGCGCACGGCCCACGACGGTGACCGTATCGAGGCGGTGGGTGTCTCGGAGTTCGTACGGGACCAGGAAGCCGTCTTCTTCACCGCGCTCGACGACGTCCAGCTCATGGACCCGCGCCGCACCAAGCTGATCGCCGACGACTCCCCCACCTTCCGACGCAGCCGCCTCTTCCTGGAAGCGGTCCTGCGCAAGACCCCGCTCCCTCAGTCCGAGCGCGGGCTGGCCCTGGCCGACAGCTTCCTGCTCGACCCGCTGCCCTACCAGCACCGCCCGGCGCAGCTCGCGCTCTCGGGCAAGAACCTGCGCCCGCGCATGCTCATCGCGGACGTGGTCGGTCTCGGTAAGACGCTCGAAATCGGCCTGACGCTGGCCGAGTTGATCCGGCGAGGTCGCGGTGAACGCATTCTCGTCGTCACTCCGCAGCACGTCCTGGAACAGTTCCAGCACGAGCTGTGGACCCGGTTCGCGATCCCGCTCATCCGCCTCGACTCGGTGGGCATCGAGCGGATCCAGCGGGAGATCCCGGCCGGCCGCAACCCGTTCACGTACTTCAAGCGGGTCATCGTCTCCATCGACACGCTCAAGAACACCGACCAGTACAAGCATCACCTGGAGCACATCCGGTGGGACGCGGTCGTCATCGACGAGTCGCACAATCTCATCAACCGCGGCTCGCTCCGCAACCAGCTAGCCCGTCTCCTCGCCCCGCAGACCGACGCCCTCATTCTGGCCTCGGCGACCCCGCACAACGGCGACGCGCGTTCCTTCGCCGAGCTGATCTCGCTCCTCGACCCCGCCGCGATCCGTGACCCGGAGCGGTACGACGCCGACGACATCAAGCATCTCTTCATCCGCCGCACCAAGGTCAGCCCCGAGGTCCGCGAGCAGATGAAGGGCCAGTGGGCGGACCGCGGCCCGAGCGCGTCGGTGCACTGCGCGGCGACACCGGCCGAGGAGCGGATCTTCGAGGAACTGGCGCGGGCGTGGCTCCCGCCGGCCGAGGGCACCGCGTCCGTGAGCGAGAGCCGTCTGTTCCCCCACACGCTGCTGAAGTCGTTCCTGTCCTCGCACGTGGCGCTGGCCGCGACGGTCGACAACCGCATGCGGACCCTGAAGGCGAAGGAAGAGGGCACAGCAACGGTCGATGAACTGACAGCACTCCAACGGCTCAGAGACCTCACGCTCGCCATGTCGGACCCGGACTCGGCGAAGTTCCAGGCCCTGGTGGAGCAGTTGCGCGCGATCGGGGTCGGCCCGAAGAGCGACGCCCGGGTCGTGGTCTTCTCCGAACGCGTCCAGACACTGGAGTGGCTGCGCAGGGCGGTCCCGGCGGCCCTCGGCTTCAAGGGCAGGGCGGCGCAGGAGGCCGCACGGGTCATGCACGGCGGCCTGTCCGACGAACAGCAGATGCAGTGCGTCGAGGACTTCGGCCTGGCGGACACCCCGGTCCGCATGCTGTTCACGGGCGATGTGGCGTCCGAGGGCGTCAACCTCCACCGTCAGTGCCATCAACTCGTCCACTACGACGTGCCATGGTCCCTGATCCGCATCGAGCAGCGCAACGGCCGTATCGACCGCTACGGCCAACCCCACCAGCCGCAGTTCCGCGCGCTGATCCTCACCAGCGGGGTCGACGGCGCGAAGGACGACCGCACCGTCGCGGAGCGCCTGCTGGAGCGCGAGGACGAGGCGCACCGCAGCCTGGGCACAGCGGAGGCCGTCTCGGGTCTCTACCGGGCCGACGCAGAGGAGAAGTCCCTCATCCAGGACCTGCTGCGCGGCCGTACGGTCGACGAGTCCCTGGAGTCGACGGCGCGGGCAGCCGCCGCCGAGGACTCCGGCACCGACTTCCTGGCCGACTTCTTCGGCGCGGTGGGCGACGACCCGCAGGAGGCGGACGGTGACGCGCCGCCCGCTCCGGCGGACGTGCCGCGCCTGTTCACGGGCACGCGGGAGTTCGTCGACGAGGCGTTGCGCGAGGTCTACCCGGACGCGCAACGGCAACTGGACATGGACCAGGACCAGGAGACGGGCCTGATCTCCTTCCGGCCGCCGTCGGACCTGACCCACCGCATGAAGGCGCTGCCTCCGGACTACCGCCGCGAACAGCGCCTGCACGAGCGCCTGTTGGTGACGCTGAACCGTAAGCTCGCGGACCTGTCGCTGGTACGGGCCCGGGAGTCCTCCTCGTCCAGCTGGCCGGAGATCTCGCTGCTGACCGACCTCCACCCGGTCGTCGAGTGGCTGACGGACAAGGTCCTGGTGCGCCTCGGCCGCCAGGAGGCGCCGGTCATCACGGCCGACGTGGACGGTCCCACATACCTCATCCAGGGCATCTACTCCAACGCGCTGGGCCGCCCCACGGTGGTCAAGTGGATGGCAGTGCGCGCCGGTGAGGTCACCGACGACATGGTGGGCGTACTGCGCCGCGCGGGCGTCGGCCCGACGATGGCCAATCCGCTGCGCCCCCACAACCGCGACCGGCTGGGCGAGGGCATCCCCGACGCCTTGGAGGCCGCCGAACGGTTCCTGCGGCGGCACAGCGACGACTGGGACAGAGCCCTGCACGGCCCGATCGAGGAGTACAAGGCCCGCCTCGCGAACTGGGAGCAGCCGACCCTGACGGCAGCGGGCGGGGACACCAAGTCCAAGCTCTCGGACCTCGCCGACTCCCTCCTCACCACCGGCCGCCCCCTGCTCCGGGTCCTCGCCGTCCTCGACTCCGCCGCCTGA
- a CDS encoding FUSC family protein: protein MPRPLRTALPLWLTHALRAQRGPVPWNAVLRGVLAGGPLLLVAVSAGRESLGVMAALGAMFAGINDRPGSRRIAVHRIGVPGLAGALGIVVGTYAGEGLGAAPLTLTLTALGLLAGAVSAVGPVASGAGTQLLVAAAIGAGMPLPDPGWQRALFFLAGAGWLIVLRLALPTPGAPASDFRFDGERAGVAAVYDAIADLLAAVGGEQAGGRRAALTAALDHAQDTLAGPRLRRYASSAAERRLRAQYAAALPLAEAATALAWSGDALPARTGEGPRRLAVAVRTGEPCGPLPAPARTVPGLRALDDALLHAAETFDRGGPRPQRASDSHSHPHSHPHPHPLGRGTERTARKGLHLRPLRAKALLRTVTGTGGREYGLRVALCYGASVAVAQALHHVHWYWLPATAVFLVKPDLGPLVSRVLNRAAGTVLGALVFVGFAAVLPRPEGLVALVAISGALIPVATRHFAAQTAVVTVLVLALVMIGGDPEASWGRIGETLLACAIVLVVGHLPAPGQRGGNVRARLTAATDAAHAYLTHVLSDVAVDGDADGGGDRAARWALRREAYRTLAEARAATDRAAAELPTLARHTAGTDEVAATLERLVDTTTACAVHLDDTGRLTPQHTERLATLLDELVDRRESAGLAVGSSAGLRSA from the coding sequence GTGCCGCGCCCCCTCCGGACAGCCCTCCCGCTCTGGCTCACCCACGCGCTGCGCGCGCAACGGGGGCCCGTGCCGTGGAACGCCGTGCTGCGCGGGGTTCTCGCCGGCGGGCCCTTGCTGCTCGTGGCCGTGTCCGCGGGGCGGGAGTCCCTCGGTGTCATGGCCGCACTCGGAGCCATGTTCGCCGGGATCAACGACCGGCCGGGAAGCCGCCGCATCGCCGTGCACCGCATCGGGGTGCCCGGGCTGGCCGGAGCGCTGGGGATCGTCGTCGGCACCTACGCGGGGGAAGGCCTCGGCGCCGCTCCGCTGACCTTGACACTCACCGCGCTCGGGCTGCTCGCCGGGGCCGTCAGCGCCGTGGGGCCCGTCGCGTCCGGGGCCGGGACCCAGCTGCTCGTCGCCGCGGCCATCGGGGCCGGGATGCCCTTGCCCGACCCCGGCTGGCAGCGGGCCCTGTTCTTCCTCGCCGGCGCCGGCTGGCTGATCGTGCTGCGGCTCGCGCTGCCCACCCCCGGGGCGCCGGCCAGTGACTTCCGCTTCGACGGGGAGCGGGCGGGGGTCGCCGCCGTGTACGACGCGATCGCCGATCTGCTCGCCGCGGTGGGCGGGGAGCAGGCCGGTGGCCGACGGGCCGCGCTGACCGCCGCGCTCGACCACGCCCAGGACACGCTCGCCGGGCCGCGGCTGCGGCGTTACGCCAGTTCCGCGGCCGAGCGGCGGCTGCGGGCGCAGTACGCCGCCGCGCTGCCGCTCGCCGAGGCCGCGACCGCGCTGGCCTGGTCCGGGGACGCCCTGCCCGCCCGGACGGGAGAGGGGCCACGACGGCTCGCCGTCGCCGTACGGACCGGGGAGCCCTGCGGGCCGCTGCCCGCGCCCGCCCGGACCGTCCCCGGACTGCGGGCCCTGGACGACGCGCTGCTGCACGCCGCCGAGACCTTCGACCGCGGCGGCCCCCGCCCCCAGAGGGCCTCCGACAGCCACTCACATCCGCATTCACATCCGCACCCGCATCCGCTGGGACGAGGCACCGAGCGGACCGCGCGCAAGGGCCTGCACCTGCGGCCCCTGCGCGCCAAGGCGCTCCTGCGCACCGTCACCGGCACCGGGGGCCGGGAGTACGGCCTCCGCGTGGCCCTCTGCTACGGCGCCAGTGTCGCCGTGGCGCAGGCACTGCACCACGTGCACTGGTACTGGCTGCCCGCGACCGCCGTGTTCCTCGTGAAGCCGGATCTCGGTCCGCTCGTCTCGCGCGTGCTGAACCGGGCGGCCGGTACCGTCCTGGGCGCCCTCGTCTTCGTCGGGTTCGCGGCCGTGCTGCCCCGGCCCGAGGGGCTCGTCGCGCTCGTGGCGATCAGCGGGGCGCTCATCCCCGTCGCCACCCGGCACTTCGCCGCGCAGACGGCCGTCGTCACCGTGCTCGTGCTCGCCCTCGTCATGATCGGCGGCGATCCGGAAGCCTCCTGGGGCCGTATCGGCGAGACGCTGCTGGCCTGCGCGATCGTGCTGGTCGTCGGGCACCTGCCGGCGCCGGGCCAGCGCGGCGGGAACGTACGGGCCCGGCTGACGGCCGCCACCGACGCCGCGCACGCCTATCTCACACACGTCCTGAGCGACGTGGCCGTGGACGGAGACGCCGACGGCGGCGGCGACCGGGCCGCCCGCTGGGCGCTGCGCCGCGAGGCCTACCGGACACTGGCCGAGGCCCGCGCCGCGACCGACCGTGCCGCCGCGGAGCTTCCGACCCTGGCCCGTCACACAGCGGGCACCGACGAGGTCGCGGCCACCCTCGAACGCCTCGTGGACACCACCACCGCCTGTGCCGTGCACCTCGACGACACGGGACGGCTCACCCCGCAGCACACCGAGCGCCTCGCCACGCTCCTCGACGAACTCGTGGACCGGCGGGAGAGCGCGGGCCTCGCGGTGGGCTCCTCTGCGGGGCTGCGCAGCGCCTGA
- a CDS encoding endonuclease/exonuclease/phosphatase family protein → MLLGTWNLENLYRPGGEFGPRTEAAYRAKLTTLARVVGELDPTLLGVQEVGDPAALEDLAGTLDGDWHIVLSAHPDSRGIRVGFLSRLAPRTITDTNEFPVPLRPVQGDDDGEPVPRTGRGLLAVEAVVEGMTLSVAVCHLKSKLLTYPGGRFQPRNEGERARYGAYALYRRAAEATALRAVADDLLGGKGKERDVAVLGDLNDEVTAATTQILQGPPGSEIGTPGFDRPDRGDAARLWNIAPLIPEKRRFSRLHSGRPELIDHILVSHRLLGRVTGAGTGTPLQETPLPPVGDDPNARRDTPGSDHAPVWARTAP, encoded by the coding sequence ATGCTCCTCGGCACCTGGAACCTGGAGAACCTGTACCGGCCCGGCGGGGAGTTCGGCCCACGCACCGAGGCCGCGTACCGGGCGAAGCTCACCACGCTGGCCCGGGTCGTCGGGGAACTCGATCCCACGCTGCTCGGTGTGCAGGAGGTCGGTGACCCGGCCGCGCTGGAGGACCTGGCCGGAACGCTGGACGGCGACTGGCACATCGTGCTCTCGGCGCATCCGGACAGCCGGGGCATCAGGGTCGGCTTCCTCAGCCGGCTGGCACCGCGGACGATCACCGACACCAACGAGTTCCCGGTGCCGCTGCGGCCCGTGCAGGGCGACGACGACGGTGAGCCGGTGCCCCGGACGGGCCGCGGTCTCCTGGCGGTGGAGGCGGTGGTCGAGGGCATGACCCTGTCCGTGGCGGTCTGTCATCTGAAGTCGAAGCTGCTGACGTACCCGGGCGGACGGTTCCAGCCACGGAACGAGGGCGAGCGGGCCCGCTACGGCGCGTACGCCCTGTACCGGCGGGCCGCCGAGGCCACGGCGCTGCGTGCCGTCGCCGACGACCTCCTCGGCGGGAAGGGCAAGGAGCGGGACGTGGCCGTGCTCGGTGACCTCAACGACGAGGTCACCGCCGCCACGACGCAGATTCTGCAGGGCCCGCCCGGTTCCGAGATCGGCACACCCGGCTTCGACCGGCCCGACAGGGGCGACGCGGCACGGCTCTGGAACATCGCTCCCCTCATCCCGGAGAAGCGGCGTTTCTCCCGGCTGCACTCCGGGCGCCCGGAACTGATCGACCACATCCTGGTCAGCCACCGGCTCCTGGGCCGGGTGACCGGGGCGGGGACGGGGACGCCGCTCCAGGAGACCCCGCTGCCGCCGGTCGGCGACGATCCGAACGCGCGCCGGGACACGCCGGGTTCGGACCACGCGCCGGTGTGGGCGCGGACAGCTCCCTGA
- a CDS encoding ABC transporter ATP-binding protein, producing MGWSQHSDAFMELNFRAMVTRLPALLASSFRLARQADRRAAGTVLGAEVGRGLAQAVSLLAVNSVLGRLMASGPVEDRLRDAAPALVTVAVVTLLAALLRGASTYATGRLEPKVERVATELYLERAATVELSAIEDEAFHKLLDTAQYGASSARRMIGIATRVVNAMISLIAAAGVLTVLHPALLPLLMTMTLPSAWSALTIARRRYASWHAWVQHARAGRLIGNLLTEPAAAPEIRVHGIGPFLLRHFRSMSEAAEAEQARLARLEARTGLIAAAWTGLATVATYTTLGGLLLAGAMALSVAGTAVIAIRTGSANLDTLVLEVNTLHEEALFVGDLQRLYVEAAERTIPLGGAALPERPSEIRFENVTFTYPGSAARPALSDLTLSVPLGKIVALVGENGSGKTTLVKLLSGLYAPQRGRILWDDVDAATADRHQLAERIAMVAQDFKRWPFTARVNVAIGRASAPLTDERLDRSVTEAGAEDVVADLPRGLDTLLARMFSGGHELSGGQWQRLGIARAAYRRGAILVVDEPTAALDARAELEVFEKIRALAGTGQTVILITHRLASVRHADLVHVLDQGRLVESGTPDELLSTGGVYAELYGLQAGQFAAKVPAPKAG from the coding sequence ATGGGCTGGTCGCAGCACTCCGACGCGTTCATGGAGCTGAACTTCCGCGCCATGGTGACGCGGCTGCCCGCCCTGCTCGCGTCCAGCTTCCGGCTGGCCCGGCAGGCGGACCGCCGGGCCGCCGGAACCGTCCTGGGCGCGGAGGTGGGCCGCGGTCTGGCTCAGGCGGTGAGTCTGCTGGCGGTCAACAGCGTCCTGGGCCGCCTGATGGCGAGCGGCCCGGTCGAGGACCGGCTGCGGGACGCGGCACCCGCGCTGGTCACGGTCGCCGTGGTGACGCTGCTCGCCGCACTGCTGCGGGGCGCCTCGACGTACGCCACCGGCCGGCTCGAACCGAAGGTGGAGCGCGTCGCGACGGAGCTGTATCTGGAACGGGCCGCGACGGTCGAACTGTCGGCGATCGAGGACGAGGCGTTCCACAAGCTGCTGGACACCGCGCAGTACGGTGCCTCGTCCGCCCGACGCATGATCGGGATCGCCACCCGCGTGGTGAACGCGATGATCTCGCTGATCGCGGCGGCCGGTGTCCTCACGGTCCTGCATCCGGCACTGCTGCCCCTGCTGATGACGATGACGCTGCCGAGCGCCTGGAGCGCGCTGACCATCGCCCGGCGCCGTTACGCGTCGTGGCACGCCTGGGTGCAGCACGCCCGGGCCGGCCGGCTGATCGGCAACCTCCTCACCGAGCCCGCCGCCGCGCCGGAGATCCGCGTCCACGGCATCGGCCCGTTCCTGCTGCGGCACTTCCGTTCGATGTCGGAGGCCGCCGAGGCCGAACAGGCCCGCCTCGCCCGCCTGGAGGCCCGGACCGGTCTGATCGCGGCCGCCTGGACGGGCCTCGCCACCGTGGCGACGTACACGACGCTCGGCGGGCTGCTGCTGGCCGGGGCGATGGCGCTGTCCGTGGCGGGCACGGCGGTCATCGCGATCCGTACCGGTTCCGCGAACCTCGACACGCTCGTCCTGGAGGTCAACACCCTCCATGAGGAAGCCCTGTTCGTCGGCGATCTGCAACGCCTGTACGTCGAGGCGGCCGAGCGCACGATCCCGCTCGGCGGCGCGGCGCTGCCCGAACGGCCGAGCGAGATCCGCTTCGAGAACGTCACGTTCACCTACCCGGGCAGCGCGGCCCGGCCCGCTCTGTCGGACCTGACGCTCAGCGTGCCGCTCGGCAAGATCGTGGCACTCGTCGGGGAGAACGGTTCCGGCAAGACCACCCTGGTCAAACTGCTTTCCGGCCTGTACGCGCCCCAGCGCGGCCGGATCCTGTGGGACGACGTGGACGCGGCGACCGCCGACCGGCATCAGCTCGCGGAGCGGATCGCGATGGTGGCGCAGGACTTCAAACGGTGGCCGTTCACGGCCCGGGTGAACGTCGCGATCGGCCGGGCCTCGGCGCCGCTCACCGACGAACGGCTGGACAGGTCCGTCACGGAGGCCGGCGCGGAGGACGTGGTGGCGGACCTGCCGCGGGGCCTCGACACGCTGCTGGCCAGGATGTTCAGCGGCGGCCACGAGCTGTCGGGCGGCCAGTGGCAGCGGCTCGGCATCGCACGGGCGGCGTACCGGCGGGGCGCGATCCTGGTCGTGGACGAGCCGACGGCGGCCCTCGACGCGCGCGCCGAACTGGAGGTCTTCGAGAAGATCCGGGCCCTGGCGGGTACCGGTCAGACGGTCATCCTCATCACGCACCGGCTGGCGTCGGTGCGCCACGCCGATCTGGTGCATGTCCTCGACCAGGGCCGTCTCGTGGAGTCCGGCACTCCGGACGAGCTGCTCTCCACGGGCGGCGTCTACGCCGAGCTGTACGGGCTGCAGGCCGGGCAGTTCGCGGCGAAGGTACCGGCGCCCAAGGCGGGCTGA
- a CDS encoding DUF899 domain-containing protein, translating into MTLPRIVSRGEWRAAREELLVGEKAATRARDALNADRRRLPMVEIDKEYVFEGGDGKATLLDLFEGRRQLVVYHFMFAPEWDAGCRSCSAFVDQIGHLAHLRARGTEFAVISRAPYTKILPFKARMGWTLPWYSSYDNDFNHDFQASFETGAGDDGEEPYERPGVSCFLRDRERIFHTYSTYERGLDGLGSTTSLLDLTALGRQEEWELPEGRASALGAPAGSERIRYHDEYED; encoded by the coding sequence ATGACGCTTCCGCGGATCGTGTCGCGTGGGGAATGGCGTGCCGCGCGCGAGGAACTGCTGGTCGGGGAGAAGGCCGCGACCCGGGCCCGGGACGCGCTCAACGCCGACCGGCGACGGCTGCCCATGGTCGAGATCGACAAGGAGTACGTCTTCGAGGGCGGCGACGGCAAGGCGACGCTGCTGGACCTCTTCGAGGGCCGCCGGCAACTCGTCGTCTACCACTTCATGTTCGCCCCGGAGTGGGACGCGGGCTGCCGCAGCTGCTCGGCGTTCGTCGACCAGATCGGACACCTCGCGCATCTGCGCGCGCGGGGCACCGAGTTCGCGGTGATCTCCCGGGCGCCGTACACGAAGATCCTGCCCTTCAAGGCGCGGATGGGGTGGACGCTGCCCTGGTACTCGTCGTACGACAACGACTTCAACCACGACTTCCAGGCGTCGTTCGAAACGGGCGCGGGCGACGACGGCGAGGAGCCCTACGAGCGGCCCGGGGTGAGCTGCTTCCTGCGGGACCGGGAGCGGATCTTCCACACGTACTCGACGTACGAGCGCGGGCTCGACGGACTGGGCTCCACCACGAGTCTCCTGGACCTCACGGCGCTCGGCCGGCAGGAGGAGTGGGAGCTGCCCGAGGGGCGCGCGTCGGCACTGGGCGCGCCCGCCGGCAGCGAACGCATCCGGTATCACGACGAGTACGAGGACTGA
- a CDS encoding serine/threonine-protein kinase, whose protein sequence is MSAAPLSPEDPTELGGFELLGRIGHGGMGQVYLGESPGGEPAAVKVIKPSVVDSETRLRFAQEIEVLKTIWGARIAAFLDADAEAEQPWLATEYIDGPDLRKHVHTHGPLPLTLTASLGATLAEALAGVHKQGLLHRDLKPANILLGPNGPKIIDFGLAVFTESSASLTAPNTVLGTPACMAPEQANGVKPLTSPVDVYALGAVLLYAATGHYPFQADNIHALFHLITKADVQPDLTGAPDELAPLLSAMLSYDPQGRPALPAVVKECRAVIEAQGLKIAQARRRLTAHTTATTPIPPLPLHAAPVAAQVGPTLPTGSAASSDAAAFANLPTAVLPPPPGTTAPTVPLPQVPQAPQVAAGPAVYTPTVRAEPSPTAPDQPPVRPAAPPLTPPGAPSGPAARRRHDRPSPKPAIRTSAQARRVAQQLREAYAQRAKF, encoded by the coding sequence GTGAGCGCGGCTCCGTTGAGCCCCGAGGACCCGACCGAACTCGGCGGATTCGAGCTGCTCGGCCGCATCGGACACGGCGGTATGGGTCAGGTCTACCTCGGTGAGTCACCTGGTGGAGAGCCCGCGGCGGTGAAGGTGATCAAGCCGTCGGTGGTCGACTCCGAGACCCGGCTGCGTTTCGCCCAGGAGATCGAGGTCCTCAAGACCATCTGGGGTGCCCGCATAGCCGCGTTCCTGGACGCGGACGCCGAGGCCGAACAACCCTGGCTCGCCACCGAGTACATCGACGGACCGGACCTGCGGAAGCACGTCCACACCCACGGCCCCCTGCCCCTGACGCTGACCGCCTCCCTGGGTGCCACGCTCGCGGAAGCCCTCGCCGGAGTACACAAGCAGGGACTGCTCCACCGCGACCTCAAGCCCGCGAACATCCTCCTCGGCCCGAACGGCCCGAAGATCATCGACTTCGGCCTGGCGGTGTTCACCGAGTCCAGCGCGTCCCTGACCGCCCCCAACACCGTGCTCGGAACTCCGGCCTGCATGGCCCCCGAGCAGGCCAACGGCGTCAAGCCGCTCACTTCGCCGGTCGACGTGTACGCGCTCGGCGCCGTCCTCCTCTACGCGGCGACCGGGCACTACCCGTTCCAGGCCGACAACATCCACGCGCTCTTCCACCTGATCACCAAGGCGGACGTCCAGCCGGACCTGACCGGAGCCCCGGACGAACTCGCCCCTCTCCTCTCGGCGATGCTCTCCTACGATCCGCAGGGCCGGCCCGCCCTACCGGCGGTCGTCAAGGAGTGCCGGGCCGTGATCGAGGCGCAGGGCCTCAAGATCGCCCAGGCTCGGCGCCGCCTCACGGCACACACCACGGCGACCACGCCGATCCCGCCACTGCCGCTGCATGCGGCCCCCGTGGCGGCGCAGGTGGGCCCGACCCTGCCCACCGGCTCCGCCGCTTCGTCGGACGCCGCCGCATTCGCGAACCTGCCGACAGCGGTGCTGCCGCCCCCGCCGGGTACCACCGCTCCCACGGTCCCCCTCCCCCAGGTCCCGCAGGCTCCCCAGGTTGCCGCTGGCCCCGCCGTGTACACCCCTACCGTCAGGGCCGAGCCCAGCCCGACGGCGCCCGACCAGCCACCCGTCCGGCCTGCCGCACCTCCCCTCACCCCTCCCGGTGCGCCATCGGGGCCGGCGGCTCGCCGCAGGCATGACCGCCCGAGCCCCAAACCGGCGATCCGCACGTCGGCCCAAGCGCGGCGCGTAGCCCAGCAGCTGCGCGAGGCCTACGCCCAGCGCGCGAAGTTCTGA